From the genome of Anopheles moucheti chromosome 3, idAnoMoucSN_F20_07, whole genome shotgun sequence, one region includes:
- the LOC128305409 gene encoding E3 ubiquitin-protein ligase MIB2, whose amino-acid sequence MLAPGIRVARGPDWIWHEQDDGEGHVGTLCEIGRFGSTHSPDKTVVVNWDSGHRTNYRVGYHKQYDLIVIDNAQIGVKHQNVLCDGCSKAGITGIRFRCAECPYYDLCATCYGNDLHDLEHPFIRFQTANSLGILLPPRKGSTKIQLKGIFAGARVTRGPDWEWNNQDGGPGKSGRVLEIRGWDNESCRSVASVAWASGSTNVYRLGHKGNVDLRYVQPSVGGFYYKDHMPVLGQPEEQQPVSPPVRSNFSVGDRVQVAISEERLKTLQQGHGGWNPRMAEYLSKVGIVHRITDKGDIRVQYEGCTNRWTFHPAALVKIFSFNVGDIVTFIADAAKMQQLQKGHGEWIETMHNVLGKLGKVLKIYSDGDLRVQQMDEDMAWTVNPMCVKLSTAAHAAATERSNSMRDLSNQRINVHHMAPLAGLGGPTAPDRLVREAALGNLEFVQTFLNINPEAVDCVSGGKTCLQVAAHQGHVELVKYLLMTGANVNVTDKEGDSTLHYAAFGNQPEIMRVLLQHNASIDELNSAHCSALHISAHKKPPHCVKVLLEFGANVNVQDAYGDTALHDAIGKENIEVVEMLCGCPTLDLTIRNHRGFNVLHHASLKGNVHATRHIIRLARQLMNVRKDDGFSALHLAALNGHTRIIEVLVQEGQADINIRNNRSQTPFLLAVSQGHTASIEKLVDLGCDVRARDEDGDNAMHLCIIKKANLVQDVSPTDAPKIHDIYQSLAGIVIEHRLMYALLCFLASEGCPLDVNHKGARVLDWIGSPQIKEIIVEYERTRLAREAAAAAAPNGPIISTSLPANPSGGTSSRNLPNPEEDTPPHHQLVSNLEAMNIAGLAVESIGNGRVEKLADAAGSTSLALENGLAGVSGLQHPVSSVPSNPPTPARRNRGHGARDAAGTLVTPPAVLGAAGSHCDETESNLLHPSAVAISSSSSSVPVNISPTTAGNGNTMPVDSPARYKSPNRALSPALGDPLPAASTPPPHGSSSPSLSSGISVAPSSKHISRRQFVMDKNSAPALPPSTTSNLPAATSCSASPTPPATVAPPVPPPLPVTASHLQHHLQQALPPTEAPRECIVCNETLQLIVFDPCHHQIACEECGLRMKKCLTCGMHIDRRTTAAGWPLHGPKEGRHPSADRLRYLESKIIEIEETHCCSICMERRRNIAFLCGHGSCSKCGETLKICHMCRKPITKKINLY is encoded by the exons ATGCTAGCACCGGGCATTCGAGTGGCCCGCGGTCCCGACTGGATCTGGCATGAACAAG ATGACGGCGAAGGACACGTCGGGACACTGTGTGAAATAGGACGATTCGGATCGACCCACTCACCGGACAAGACGGTTGTTGTCAACTGGGATTCGGGCCACCGGACAAACTATCGTGTCGGTTACCATAAACAGTACGATCTGATTGTGATCGACAACGCACAAATAGGCGTGAAACATCAGAACGTTCTTTGTGACGGTTGCAGTAAAGCAGGCATCACTGGCATACGGTTCCGGTGTGCTGAATGTCCGTACTACGATTTGTGCGCCACCTGCTACGGTAATGACCTGCATGACCTAGAGCATCCCTTCATCCGCTTTCAGACTGCCAACTCGCTCGG CATCCTTCTGCCACCACGGAAAGGTTCGACCAAGATACAGTTAAAAGGAATCTTTGCCGGTGCGAGAGTTACACGTGGTCCTGACTGGGAATGGAATAATCAAGACGGCGGTCCGGGCAAATCTGGTCGTGTTTTGGAAATTCGCGGCTGGGACAACGAATCCTGCCGCAGCGTGGCGAGTGTAGCTTGGGCGTCCGGCTCAACCAACGTGTATCGGCTCGGACACAAGGGAAACGTTGATCTGCGTTACGTGCAGCCGTCTGTCGGTGGATTTTACTACAAAGATCACATGCCAGTATTAG GACAACCAGAAGAACAGCAACCGGTTTCACCACCGGTGCGTTCGAATTTTTCCGTCGGCGACCGTGTCCAGGTGGCTATTTCAGAAGAGCGCCTAAAGACGTTGCAACAGGGCCATGGAGGATGGAACCCGCGCATGGCCGAATATCTGTCAAAGGTTGGCATCGTGCACAGGATCACGGACAAGGGTGACATCCGGGTGCAGTATGAGGGCTGTACTAACCGGTGGACCTTCCATCCGGCAGCGCTAGTGAAGATTTTTAGTTTCAACGTCGGTGATATAGTTACCTTTATTGCGGATGCTGCTAAAATGCAACAGCTCCAGAAAGGTCACGGCGAGTGGATCGAAACGATGCACAATGTGTTGGGCAAATTGGGAAAAGTGCTCAAAATCTACAGCGACGGTGATTTGCGCGTACAACAAATGGACGAAGACATGGCGTGGACAGTGAACCCAATGTGTGTAAAGCTATCGACTGCGGCGCATGCTGCCGCGACAGAGCGCTCCAACAGCATGCGAGATCTAAGCAATCAGCGTATCAACGTACACCATATGGCGCCATTAGCCGGGCTGGGTGGTCCTACGGCTCCCGATCGGTTGGTACGCGAAGCGGCTCTGGGTAACCTCGAATTCGTCCAGACCTTCCTGAA CATTAATCCGGAAGCAGTGGATTGCGTAAGTGGTGGAAAAACCTGCCTTCAGGTGGCTGCTCACCAGGGTCACGTAGAGTTGGTGAAGTATTTACTGATGACGGGTGCCAATGTAAACGTTACAGACAAGGAAGGCGACTCAACGTTACACTATGCAGCATTCGGCAACCAACCGGAAATTATGCGTGTCCTGTTACAACATAATGCCAGCATCGATGAGCTCAATTCGGCCCACTGTTCGGCATTGCACATCTCCGCACataaaaaaccaccgcacTGTGTCAAGGTGTTATTAGAGTTCGGTGCAAACGTTAATGTGCAGGACGCGTACGGTGATACGGCACTGCACGATGCGATCGGCAAAGAAAACATCGAGGTAGTGGAGATGCTTTGTGGTTGCCCTACGCTTGATCTTACTATCCGCAACCATCGTGGATTCAATGTGTTGCATCACGCGTCCCTCAAAGGCAATGTACATGCAACACGACACATCATTCGGTTGGCACGTCAACTGATGAATGTGCGTAAGGATGATGGGTTTTCAGCGCTACACCTAGCGGCCCTCAACGGTCATACGCGTATTATTGAGGTGTTGGTTCAGGAAGGTCAAGCGGACATAAACATCCGTAACAACCGCAGCCAAACGCCATTTCTGCTGGCAGTCTCGCAAGGACATACGGCCTCCATCGAAAAGCTGGTTGATCTCGGATGCGACGTACGAGCGCGCGACGAAGATGGCGACAACGCAATGCATCTGTGCATCATCAAGAAAGCGAATCTGGTGCAGGACGTTTCGCCAACGGATGCTCCGAAAATTCACGACATTTACCAATCGCTGGCTGGTATTGTGATCGAACATCGACTCATGTATGCGCTGTTATGCTTTCTCGCCAGTGAAGGTTGTCCGCTCGACGTCAACCACAAAGGTGCTCGCGTACTTGACTGGATCGGGAGCCCACAAATAAAGGAAATCATCGTCGAATACGAACGAACGCGGTTAGCGAgggaagctgctgctgctgccgcacCGAATGGTCCCATCATTTCTACAAGTCTCCCAGCCAATCCCTCCGGTGGAACATCCTCGCGCAACCTGCCCAACCCTGAAGAGGACACACCACCACATCATCAGTTGGTGTCTAACCTAGAAGCGATGAACATTGCGGGACTCGCAGTCGAGTCAATAGGTAACGGAAGGGTGGAAAAGCTTGCGGACGCTGCCGGCAGTACATCGCTTGCGCTTGAGAACGGACTGGCAGGTGTTAGTGGATTGCAGCATCCTGTCTCGTCCGTTCCAAGCAATCCTCCAACACCAGCACGACGCAATAGGGGCCATGGGGCTCGGGATGCCGCTGGTACGCTTGTCACACCACCCGCCGTTCTCGGTGCTGCTGGCAGTCATTGTGATGAGACAGAATCCAACCTACTTCACCCGTCTGCCGTGGCAAtctcctcatcatcatcatctgtcCCCGTGAACATCAGTCCTACTACCGCCGGTAACGGCAACACCATGCCTGTAGATAGCCCCGCTCGGTACAAGTCACCAAACAGAGCCTTATCGCCTGCATTGGGCGACCCCCTACCAGCAGCCTCCACACCCCCGCCGCATGGTTCATCCTCGCCGTCATTGAGCTCCGGAATTAGTGTCGCTCCCTCGTCGAAGCATATCAGCCGGCGGCAATTCGTGATGGACAAGAACTCGGCACCTGCGCTACCACCATCAACAACTTCCAATCTTCCCGCCGCAACTTCCTGCTCAGCTAGTCCGACGCCTCCAGCTACAGTTGCACCACCGGTACCACCACCGCTCCCTGTAACAGCATCCCACCTGCAACATCACCTTCAACAAGCGCTGCCCCCGACTGAAGCACCACGTGAATGTATCGTGTGCAACGAAACATTACAACTGATCGTGTTCGATCCCTGCCATCACCAGATTGCTTGTGAGGAGTGTGGTTTGCGCATGAAGAAATGTCTAACCTGTGGGATGCACATCGATCGTCGCACAACCGCTGCCGGATGGCCACTGCATGGTCCGAAGGAGGGCCGGCATCCGTCCGCTGATCGGCTGCGCTACCTCGAGAGTAAAATCATCGAAATCGAGGAAACGCATTGCTGCAGCATCTGCATGGAACGTCGGCGGAATATAGCGTTCTTGTGCGGGCACGGTTCCTGCTCAAAATGTGGGGAAACGCTCAAGATCTGTCACATGTGCCGGAAGCCGATTACGAAAAAGATCAATCTTTATTAA
- the LOC128305410 gene encoding D-3-phosphoglycerate dehydrogenase — protein sequence MPVDIKCVLVCDAVDNACVKLLEDHGIQVDYKLKLPQDELIKEVKNYDALIVRSDTKITAEILDAGAGRVKAVGRAGAGVDNINIEAATRNNVLVLNTPGGNSISACELTCFLIGALARPICPAATSMKEARWDRKIYSGTELYGKTLAILGLGRIGREVGVRMNAFGMRVIGFDPITTAQEAKAAGIEKMELEQIWQQADYITVHTPLIPATRNLISGITFAKCRKGVRVVNVARGGIIDEAALLMALESGQCGGAAVDVYAEEPPKSDITRKLINHPKVVATPHLGASTSEAQVRVAVEVAEQFVALTGKSAVYTQYAGVVNREVLKNVF from the exons ATGCCAGTTGATATCAAATGTGTCCTGGTGTGCGATGCTGTTGACAATGCGTGTGTCAAACTGCTGGAAGATCACGGAATTCAG GTTGACTACAAGTTAAAGCTGCCGCAAGATGAGTTAATTAAGGAAGTTAAG AATTATGATGCTCTCATCGTGCGCTCGGACACGAAAATCACGGCCGAGATTCTGGATGCGGGTGCAGGCCGGGTGAAAGCGGTTGGACGTGCCGGAGCGGGTGTAGACAACATCAACATTGAAGCTGCCACGAGGAACAATGTGCTGGTGCTTAA TACTCCCGGAGGCAATTCGATTTCGGCGTGTGAACTAACGTGCTTCCTGATCGGTGCACTTGCACGTCCTATCTGCCCGGCGGCAACCAGCATGAAGGAAGCCCGTTGGGATCGGAAGATCTACTCTGGTACGGAGTTGTACGGTAAAACACTAGCTATCCTCGGACTCGGTCGTATTGGGCGCGAGGTAGGTGTACGCATGAACGCGTTCGGTATGCGCGTAATCGGCTTTGACCCCATCACAACTGCCCAAGAAGCGAAGGCTGCCGGTATAGAAAAGATGGAGCTGGAGCAGATCTGGCAGCAGGCAGACTACATCACCGTGCACACACCGCTCATTCCTGCCACACGAA ACCTGATATCAGGGATCACCTTCGCTAAATGTCGAAAGGGCGTACGTGTGGTTAACGTAGCACGCGGTGGTATCATTGACGAGGCCGCGCTGTTGATGGCCCTTGAAAGTGGCCAGTGTGGCGGAGCTGCAGTTGACGTTTATGCGGAAGAACCCCCAAAATCGGACATCACCCGGAAGCTCATCAATCACCCTAAGGTGGTTGCTACGCCTCATTTAG GTGCTAGTACGTCGGAAGCACAGGTGCGCGTTGCTGTCGAGGTAGCCGAACAATTTGTCGCCCTCACTGGTAAATCGGCCGTTTACACACAGTATGCCGGTGTGGTAAATCGCGAGGTATTAAAAAATgtcttttaa